A genome region from Paramisgurnus dabryanus chromosome 12, PD_genome_1.1, whole genome shotgun sequence includes the following:
- the prg4b gene encoding proteoglycan 4b isoform X1 translates to MDKYLFFFLLFACASLSHSDSKSCNGRCGQGYYKGSLCQCDYECLGLNECCTDFKSLCTTKNSCKGRCGEPFERGNTCHCDNDCITYNQCCPDYESFCLMEESSNEDMTNYEGAEDLETPVDESASAFLPAEATPSKAKCPPTIKPAAEPATTTPTAEPANTKPTAEPATTKLTAEPATTTPTAEPATTTPTAEPATTTPAAEPATTTPAAEPAITTPAAEPTTTTPTAEPATTKPTAEPATTKPTAEPATTKPTAEPATTTPTEGSPSTTSTEGSPTTTKTPTEGLLTTTPTEGSPTTTKTPTEGSPTTTPTESLTTKRPKEGSPTTPPTESLTTKRPKEGSLTTTPTESPTTTTPTEGPTTTKPKEVPAKGPTNKPVTKPFKPSLENNDKKDKDSELYQADDYDTNLCSGRPVSGLTTLRNGTIVVFRGHYFWTLDRNRNPDPPQLITSVWGIPSPIDTVYTRCNCLGKTYFFKGNNYWRFENDVMDPDFPKPISEGFGRISHITAALSMPQYRSRRESVIFFRRGGKAQTYTYQVTPDCGKRPMNPGIGLRNRYRRGTDSALGTVITISKTWRGFPTTVTSAVSVPSRVKEGYKYYVFSQGNSHSIKMERDKPVILKPANSQKENTANSFFKCPKSDKD, encoded by the exons ATGGACAaatatttgttcttttttcTACTGTTTGCATGTGCGTCCTTGAGCCATTCAGATTCGA AAAGCTGTAATGGCCGTTGTGGACAAGGCTACTACAAAGGAAGTTTATGCCAGTGTGATTATGAGTGTCTAGGACTTAATGAATGCTGTACAGACTTTAAAAGCCTCTGTACCACAA AGAACTCATGTAAAGGACGCTGTGGGGAGCCTTTTGAAAGAGGcaatacatgtcactgtgataATGACTGTATCACATACAATCAATGCTGCCCAGATTATGAGAGTTTTTGTTTGATGGAAG AATCCTCCAATGAAGATATGACCAACTATGAAGGAG CAGAAGATTTAGAGACCCCTGTGGATGAGAGCGCAAGTGCATTTTTACCTG CTGAGGCAACTCCATCTAAAGCAAAGTGTCCGCCCACCATAAAACCAGCAGCGGAGCCGGCGACCACAACACCAACAGCGGAGCCGGCGAACACAAAACCAACAGCAGAGCCGGCGACCACAAAACTAACAGCGGAGCCGGCGACCACAACACCAACAGCGGAGCCGGCGACCACGACACCAACAGCGGAGCCGGCGACCACAACACCAGCAGCGGAGCCGGCGACCACAACACCAGCAGCGGAGCCGGCGATCACAACACCAGCAGCGGAGCCAACGACCACAACACCAACAGCGGAGCCGGCGACCACAAAACCAACAGCGGAGCCGGCGACCACAAAACCAACAGCGGAGCCGGCGACCACAAAACCAACAGCGGAGCCGGCGACCACAACACCAACAGAGGGTTCGCCGAGCACAACATCAACAGAGGGTTCGCCGACCACCACCAAAACACCAACAGAGGGTTTGCTGACCACAACACCAACAGAGGGTTCGCCCACCACAACCAAAACACCAACAGAGGGTTCGCCCACCACAACACCAACAGAAAGTCTCACAACCAAAAGACCAAAAGAGGGTTCGCCGACCACACCACCAACAGAAAGTCTGACAACCAAAAGACCAAAAGAGGGTTCGCTGACCACAACACCAACAGAGAGTCCGACGACCACAACACCAACAGAGGGTCCCACAACTACAAAACCAAAAGAGGTTCCAGCAAAGGGTCCAACAAACAAACCAGTCACGAAACCTTTTAAACCAAGTTTAGAGAACAATGACAAAAAAGATAAAGACAGCGAGCTGTACCAAGCTG ATGATTATGACACTAATCTGTGTAGTGGGCGTCCAGTCAGTGGTCTGACAACACTCAGAAATGGGACCATCGTGGTGTTCAGAG GACATTATTTTTGGACACTGGATAGAAACAGAAACCCTGATCCTCCACAGTTGATTACAAGTGTGTGGGGAATCCCATCTCCTATTGACACCGTTTACACTCGTTGCAACTGCCTGGGAAAAACCTATTTTTTCAAG GGGAATAACTACTGGAGATTTGAGAATGATGTAATGGATCCGGACTTCCCTAAACCCATCAGCGAGGGCTTTGGGCGAATCAGTCATATCACAGCTGCTTTATCTATGCCTCAGTACAGAAGCAGAAGGGAGTCTGTGATCTTCTTCAGAAGAG GCGGGAAAGCTCAAACGTACACCTACCAAGTTACTCCAGATTGTGGGAAAAGGCCAATGAATCCAGGGATCGGATTAAGAAATCGATACAGAAGAGGGACTG ATTCAGCTCTTGGGACAGTAATCACTATCTCAAAAACCTGGAGAGGATTTCCAACCACTGTGACCTCAGCTGTATCGGTGCCGTCTAGGGTAAAAGAAGGATACAAATACTATGTGTTCTCTCAAG GAAATTCCCACAGCATAAAAATGGAAAGAGATAAACCGGTGATCCTAAAACCTGCCAACAGCCAAAAGGAAAACACGGCAAACAGTTTCTTCAAATGTCCAAAATCAGACAAAGATTGA
- the prg4b gene encoding proteoglycan 4b isoform X2 — protein MDKYLFFFLLFACASLSHSDSKSCNGRCGQGYYKGSLCQCDYECLGLNECCTDFKSLCTTKNSCKGRCGEPFERGNTCHCDNDCITYNQCCPDYESFCLMEESSNEDMTNYEGEDLETPVDESASAFLPAEATPSKAKCPPTIKPAAEPATTTPTAEPANTKPTAEPATTKLTAEPATTTPTAEPATTTPTAEPATTTPAAEPATTTPAAEPAITTPAAEPTTTTPTAEPATTKPTAEPATTKPTAEPATTKPTAEPATTTPTEGSPSTTSTEGSPTTTKTPTEGLLTTTPTEGSPTTTKTPTEGSPTTTPTESLTTKRPKEGSPTTPPTESLTTKRPKEGSLTTTPTESPTTTTPTEGPTTTKPKEVPAKGPTNKPVTKPFKPSLENNDKKDKDSELYQADDYDTNLCSGRPVSGLTTLRNGTIVVFRGHYFWTLDRNRNPDPPQLITSVWGIPSPIDTVYTRCNCLGKTYFFKGNNYWRFENDVMDPDFPKPISEGFGRISHITAALSMPQYRSRRESVIFFRRGGKAQTYTYQVTPDCGKRPMNPGIGLRNRYRRGTDSALGTVITISKTWRGFPTTVTSAVSVPSRVKEGYKYYVFSQGNSHSIKMERDKPVILKPANSQKENTANSFFKCPKSDKD, from the exons ATGGACAaatatttgttcttttttcTACTGTTTGCATGTGCGTCCTTGAGCCATTCAGATTCGA AAAGCTGTAATGGCCGTTGTGGACAAGGCTACTACAAAGGAAGTTTATGCCAGTGTGATTATGAGTGTCTAGGACTTAATGAATGCTGTACAGACTTTAAAAGCCTCTGTACCACAA AGAACTCATGTAAAGGACGCTGTGGGGAGCCTTTTGAAAGAGGcaatacatgtcactgtgataATGACTGTATCACATACAATCAATGCTGCCCAGATTATGAGAGTTTTTGTTTGATGGAAG AATCCTCCAATGAAGATATGACCAACTATGAAGGAG AAGATTTAGAGACCCCTGTGGATGAGAGCGCAAGTGCATTTTTACCTG CTGAGGCAACTCCATCTAAAGCAAAGTGTCCGCCCACCATAAAACCAGCAGCGGAGCCGGCGACCACAACACCAACAGCGGAGCCGGCGAACACAAAACCAACAGCAGAGCCGGCGACCACAAAACTAACAGCGGAGCCGGCGACCACAACACCAACAGCGGAGCCGGCGACCACGACACCAACAGCGGAGCCGGCGACCACAACACCAGCAGCGGAGCCGGCGACCACAACACCAGCAGCGGAGCCGGCGATCACAACACCAGCAGCGGAGCCAACGACCACAACACCAACAGCGGAGCCGGCGACCACAAAACCAACAGCGGAGCCGGCGACCACAAAACCAACAGCGGAGCCGGCGACCACAAAACCAACAGCGGAGCCGGCGACCACAACACCAACAGAGGGTTCGCCGAGCACAACATCAACAGAGGGTTCGCCGACCACCACCAAAACACCAACAGAGGGTTTGCTGACCACAACACCAACAGAGGGTTCGCCCACCACAACCAAAACACCAACAGAGGGTTCGCCCACCACAACACCAACAGAAAGTCTCACAACCAAAAGACCAAAAGAGGGTTCGCCGACCACACCACCAACAGAAAGTCTGACAACCAAAAGACCAAAAGAGGGTTCGCTGACCACAACACCAACAGAGAGTCCGACGACCACAACACCAACAGAGGGTCCCACAACTACAAAACCAAAAGAGGTTCCAGCAAAGGGTCCAACAAACAAACCAGTCACGAAACCTTTTAAACCAAGTTTAGAGAACAATGACAAAAAAGATAAAGACAGCGAGCTGTACCAAGCTG ATGATTATGACACTAATCTGTGTAGTGGGCGTCCAGTCAGTGGTCTGACAACACTCAGAAATGGGACCATCGTGGTGTTCAGAG GACATTATTTTTGGACACTGGATAGAAACAGAAACCCTGATCCTCCACAGTTGATTACAAGTGTGTGGGGAATCCCATCTCCTATTGACACCGTTTACACTCGTTGCAACTGCCTGGGAAAAACCTATTTTTTCAAG GGGAATAACTACTGGAGATTTGAGAATGATGTAATGGATCCGGACTTCCCTAAACCCATCAGCGAGGGCTTTGGGCGAATCAGTCATATCACAGCTGCTTTATCTATGCCTCAGTACAGAAGCAGAAGGGAGTCTGTGATCTTCTTCAGAAGAG GCGGGAAAGCTCAAACGTACACCTACCAAGTTACTCCAGATTGTGGGAAAAGGCCAATGAATCCAGGGATCGGATTAAGAAATCGATACAGAAGAGGGACTG ATTCAGCTCTTGGGACAGTAATCACTATCTCAAAAACCTGGAGAGGATTTCCAACCACTGTGACCTCAGCTGTATCGGTGCCGTCTAGGGTAAAAGAAGGATACAAATACTATGTGTTCTCTCAAG GAAATTCCCACAGCATAAAAATGGAAAGAGATAAACCGGTGATCCTAAAACCTGCCAACAGCCAAAAGGAAAACACGGCAAACAGTTTCTTCAAATGTCCAAAATCAGACAAAGATTGA